AACTGGGCTGTGACTACCTGGACCTCTACCTCATCCACTGGCCGGGTACCCAAGGCCGGCCCCAGGAAGATGCAGGGAACAGAGAGCGAAGGCGGCAGAGTTGGAGGGCCCTGGAGAGACTGCATGCAGCTGGGAAGCTCCGGGCTATTGGGGTCTCCAATTACACCATCCAACACCTCAAGGAACTGTTGGCAGAATGCTGGGTGCCTCCAGCTGTTCTCCAAGTCGAGTTCCACCCAGAACTGCCTCAGTTGGCACTGCTGGACTTTTGTCACCAGAAGGGGATCCATCTGCAGGCATATTCTTCACTGGGGGCAGGACACCTTGTGGGGCAGCCAGAGGTGGCACAAGTCGCCAAGCGCCAAAGGCGCCAGCCCGCTCAAGTCTTGTTGCGCTGGGCTCTGCAGCAAGGCGTAAGTGTGATCCCCAAGTCAGCCTCCCCGAGGCGCGTGGCTGAAAATGGCCAGCTCTGGACTTGGGAGTTGAGCCAGACTGATATGGAGGAACTGAGCACCATGGATTGTGGCAAACATTACTGCTGGGATCCCAGTGGTGTGGCTTAGCAGCATGGG
This DNA window, taken from Sceloporus undulatus isolate JIND9_A2432 ecotype Alabama unplaced genomic scaffold, SceUnd_v1.1 scaffold_26956, whole genome shotgun sequence, encodes the following:
- the LOC121918715 gene encoding glyoxal reductase-like, coding for QNINAPYLLSPTRVTEQTIWLNTGAPMPLLGLGTFRLRDEEAVRLSLDAALENGYRLVDTAAVYGNEATIGRALSELLPRHGLTRADIFLTSKLSPRDHGEELAEAACLRSLKKLGCDYLDLYLIHWPGTQGRPQEDAGNRERRRQSWRALERLHAAGKLRAIGVSNYTIQHLKELLAECWVPPAVLQVEFHPELPQLALLDFCHQKGIHLQAYSSLGAGHLVGQPEVAQVAKRQRRQPAQVLLRWALQQGVSVIPKSASPRRVAENGQLWTWELSQTDMEELSTMDCGKHYCWDPSGVA